A window of Pseudomonas mucidolens contains these coding sequences:
- a CDS encoding Lrp/AsnC family transcriptional regulator yields MPLSLDRTDKALLDALQGNARLTVAELAERVSLTTSPCWRRVKNLEDSGLISGYQAILSPKALGYGVTAFVSIMMDTHSKEIARAFEQRLLNIPEIVACHNVSGRYDFLLEVVARDLESFGEFAREVLQTLPCVKEIYSSFSYKSVRPLRVIPVPA; encoded by the coding sequence ATGCCCTTGAGTCTGGACCGTACCGACAAAGCGCTGCTCGATGCCTTGCAAGGCAATGCGCGCCTGACCGTGGCCGAGCTGGCCGAACGTGTTTCCCTCACCACGTCACCTTGCTGGCGCCGTGTGAAAAACCTCGAAGACAGCGGCCTGATCAGCGGCTACCAGGCGATCCTTTCGCCCAAGGCCCTGGGTTACGGGGTGACGGCGTTTGTCAGCATCATGATGGACACTCACTCCAAGGAAATCGCCCGCGCGTTTGAACAGCGTCTGCTGAACATTCCCGAAATCGTTGCCTGCCACAACGTGTCGGGGCGCTATGATTTTTTGCTGGAGGTGGTAGCCAGAGACCTGGAGTCCTTCGGCGAATTTGCCCGTGAGGTATTGCAGACATTGCCCTGCGTGAAGGAAATCTATTCGAGCTTTTCCTACAAATCGGTCAGGCCGTTGCGGGTGATACCGGTACCGGCGTAA
- a CDS encoding histidine phosphatase family protein, whose translation MIDAIQTYPGSYRRQAEMLKRLSLRFVAVFALCLLVTSAMLWPSSPQNLAVEHRLLTSGALAAWRSGRLIVLVRHAERCDRSDNPCLGPIDGLTRPGGASAAAVGSAFHALGMPHSDVFSSPATRTLQTSRLMFAKVHVLPDRQTLCGRAIVHDVYTHKLVGRNLLLVTHSGCISDLERALGYPHADNAEYGSSLFVELTAHGKLKVLGSVASQDWHLALEQLHAYAGTGITRNGLTDL comes from the coding sequence GTGATTGACGCGATCCAGACCTATCCCGGCTCATATCGGCGCCAGGCGGAAATGCTGAAACGGTTATCGCTGCGCTTCGTGGCAGTCTTCGCCCTGTGTCTTCTGGTGACGAGCGCAATGCTCTGGCCCAGTTCGCCGCAGAACCTGGCCGTGGAGCATCGCCTGCTCACATCCGGAGCGCTGGCCGCCTGGCGTAGTGGCCGCCTTATCGTGCTGGTGCGTCACGCAGAGCGTTGCGACCGCTCCGACAACCCCTGCCTCGGTCCTATCGATGGCCTGACCCGCCCTGGCGGCGCTTCGGCGGCGGCCGTCGGCAGTGCGTTCCATGCCCTGGGCATGCCCCACAGCGACGTGTTCAGCAGTCCCGCTACCCGTACCCTGCAAACCTCGCGATTGATGTTCGCCAAGGTACACGTGTTACCCGACCGACAGACCCTGTGTGGCAGAGCCATCGTGCACGATGTGTATACGCACAAACTCGTGGGACGCAATCTGCTGCTGGTCACCCACAGCGGCTGCATCAGCGATCTCGAGCGGGCGCTGGGTTATCCCCACGCAGACAATGCGGAATACGGCAGTTCGCTGTTTGTCGAATTGACGGCACACGGCAAGCTCAAAGTGTTGGGTAGTGTGGCCAGTCAGGATTGGCACCTTGCCCTTGAACAACTGCACGCTTACGCCGGTACCGGTATCACCCGCAACGGCCTGACCGATTTGTAG